The following is a genomic window from Polyangia bacterium.
AAACAACACCAGCGCCACGACCAGCCCCAATCTCAACGCCGAGCCGCCCGCGCCGCCCGCGCCGCCCGCGCCCACCGCGCGGCCGGTCGATCAGTCGCCGCCGCCGCCGGCGAAGGTGTTTCCCACCCTGCGTGGCCCCGACCTTGACCACAAGCTGCAGTTCGGATTCGCTCTCCTGCCGGGCACCGGTTACCGCACCATCTTCCCGTATCAGGAGACCGTCGGCTGCGGTCAGGTCGACAAACACGTGTGCAGCGGCCGCCTGCCGTTCTTTCTCGACGTGCAGCCGTCGTTCGGTTTCGCCTTTCATTGGGACGTGCTGGTCGATCTGCGCTTTGGCCTTGAACAGGACTTCACCAACACGCACCAATTCGCCGTGGCGCCCGGCTTTCGCTACTGGACCGATCCGGAAGAGCCGATCAAGCTGTACGCCACCATTCAGATCGCCTACGACACCACCGCCCAGCACGACACCGCCAACCTCAAGCACAACAACGATGTCGCCTTCCGCAATTCGAACGGCGTGATGTTCGAAGTGATGCGCAACTTTGGCATCTACGTCCAGGCGGGAGAGACCATCGGCTTTGTGCGCTGGCTGCGCTTCGAGATCGATCTGGGTGTTGGGGTTCAAGCGCGCATTCCGTGACGTGAGCGTGAGACTTCGTCCCTACCGTAGCAGACCCGCCCGCGGCCGGCTGTTCGGCGTATGATGCCGCTGCCCATGACCCCGCCGCCCGTGTCCGCCGACGTGGTGTTGCGCGCGGAGGGATTGGCCAAGACCTTCCGCCTGGGTTTTTTCCGCAAGCGCGTCGACGCGGTCAAGAACGTCACCTTCGACGTTTACCGCGGCGAGATCTTCGGTTTCCTGGGTCCGAACGGCGCCGGCAAGACCACCACGTTGAAAATGCTGATGGGCCTCATCTTTCCTACCCGGGGCCGCGCCGAGGTGCTGGGCCTGCCGGTCCCGTCGCTGTCGGCCAAACGCCGCCTCGGTTACCTGCCTGAAACGCCGTATTTCTACGACTATCTGACCGCGGAAGAGTTCCTCGATTTCGTCGGGGCCCTGTTCGACGTGCCGGGGCCGGCGCGCCGGGCGCGGGCCAAGGCCCTCATCAGCCGGGTGGGCCTGGACCACGCCCGCGGCCGGCCGCTGCGAAAGTTTTCCAAGGGCATGCTGCAACGGATCGGGATCGCCCAGGCGCTGATGGGCGATCCCGAACTGGTGGTGCTGGACGAACCGATGACCGGACTTGATCCGCTCGGCCGCAAAGAGGTGCGCGATCTGATCTTGGATTTGCGCAAAGAAGGCAAGACGGTCTTCTTCTCGACGCACATCCTTCCCGACGTGGAGATGATCTGCGATCGCGCCGCCATCGTGGTGGGCGGCACCCTGCGCGACATCGGTCCGCTGGGCGCGCTGCTGTCGGCGCGGGTCTTGTCCACCGAGGTGGTGCTGCGCCCGCCGGCGCAGCCGGAGGTGGTCCCCGACCCGCCGCCCGGCACGCAGCAACACATCACCAGCGACGGCCTGCGCCTGGACATACCGGAGGGCGCGGACGTCGATGGATTTCTGCGGGCGGCGCTGCAGGCCGGCGCGACGCTGCTTTCGGTGTCCCCGCGCCGCGAATCGCTGGAGGATCTGTTCGTGCGCGAGGCGCAGGCGCCGCGGGGCGACGCATGAACCGCCGCAGCCCCGTGCTGGCCATCGC
Proteins encoded in this region:
- a CDS encoding ABC transporter ATP-binding protein — translated: MTPPPVSADVVLRAEGLAKTFRLGFFRKRVDAVKNVTFDVYRGEIFGFLGPNGAGKTTTLKMLMGLIFPTRGRAEVLGLPVPSLSAKRRLGYLPETPYFYDYLTAEEFLDFVGALFDVPGPARRARAKALISRVGLDHARGRPLRKFSKGMLQRIGIAQALMGDPELVVLDEPMTGLDPLGRKEVRDLILDLRKEGKTVFFSTHILPDVEMICDRAAIVVGGTLRDIGPLGALLSARVLSTEVVLRPPAQPEVVPDPPPGTQQHITSDGLRLDIPEGADVDGFLRAALQAGATLLSVSPRRESLEDLFVREAQAPRGDA